One Thermodesulfobacteriota bacterium DNA segment encodes these proteins:
- a CDS encoding nucleotidyltransferase domain-containing protein: MERNEIIHTLRGFMAMNKDRYEILRIGVFGSAARDDMNEQSDIDVVVELDKPDLFYLIGIKQDLEEKFHRSVDIVRYRDKMNAFLKKRIDKEAVYV, translated from the coding sequence ATGGAAAGAAATGAAATAATACATACTTTGCGAGGCTTTATGGCGATGAACAAAGATAGATACGAAATCTTACGGATCGGTGTTTTCGGTTCAGCGGCCAGAGACGATATGAATGAGCAAAGCGATATTGACGTTGTGGTTGAGCTTGACAAACCGGATTTGTTCTACCTCATCGGTATTAAACAAGATCTGGAGGAGAAGTTTCACAGGTCTGTAGATATTGTACGATACAGGGATAAAATGAATGCGTTCTTAAAGAAGAGAATAGACAAGGAAGCTGTATATGTATGA
- a CDS encoding HepT-like ribonuclease domain-containing protein gives MYDKELVLEILRQIYQAAQTILIRFGPVKTVGDFTDTSVGMEKLDSICMLLIAIGEALKNLDKVTHHTLLPLYPQVDWKKAKGMRDIISHHYFETDADVIYDVCKNHIPELAKTISKMIRKFS, from the coding sequence ATGTATGACAAAGAGCTTGTTTTAGAAATACTGAGGCAAATTTATCAAGCAGCGCAAACAATCCTAATACGTTTTGGGCCTGTAAAAACAGTGGGCGATTTTACAGACACGTCGGTGGGAATGGAAAAACTCGATAGCATTTGCATGCTGCTGATTGCAATTGGTGAAGCATTAAAGAACCTGGACAAGGTAACCCACCACACCCTTTTGCCTCTGTACCCTCAAGTTGACTGGAAAAAAGCCAAGGGCATGAGAGATATTATCAGTCATCATTATTTTGAAACAGATGCGGATGTAATATACGACGTATGCAAAAATCATATTCCCGAACTGGCAAAAACCATCAGCAAAATGATTAGAAAATT